DNA sequence from the Novipirellula artificiosorum genome:
TCGATGGACGGATTCACCAAACCAGCCGACCAGCTGCTGACGCAGTGATCGGTCCAGCTCGTCAGCGGGGACGTTTTGACTTAGCGGCGTGCTGACCGCGACCAAGTGGCTGCCGGACGGCGCATAGGTGGGTGCGACACGCGACATGACCGATACCGTTTGTACCGGCCCTTCTTCGTCACCTCGCAAGATCAACCGTTTTCGGTCATCGGGGGCTTGGGATGCCGCGTAATAGACGGTTGTGGTACCGAACCACTCGGTCGCTAAGCTCGGCACGGCGGACAACCGTGCCGCGGCACCACTCTCGGTCGCGATCACGATCGCTTTCGCGTTGACTTTTTTTCCGTTGGTCAGCAGCACGCCATCGGATTCGATCGCCGCCGCCGTCTGATTCCGCTGGATCGTTCCCGGCGGCAACCGGTCGGCCAGTTGTAACGGAATCGCTTCCATCCCCTTGGCGGGAACGGCCACGTCCCCTTGGCTGAACATCCGAAACACAAACTCCAACATCCGGCTGGGGACGCTGAGCGACGCATCGAGAAAGACGCCGCCGAGGAAGGGGCGAAAAAACTGGTCAATCATTCGGTCGGAAAAACCGTCGCCACGAAGCCGCTCGATCGTCGAGGTTTGATCGCGACCGTAAAGGTCTTCGAGCGATCCGCGGCAGGCGGCGTGGCGCAGTTTTGCGATCCGCAATTTGTCGCCCATCGAGCCGACCGGACTCAGCACGGTCGCGGGGATTTCCAGCGGTCGTCGCCACGGGTCGCTGACCAGGGCGAACTTTCCGTTGTGACGGACGAGTGCACCGGGATCGAACGCTTGCAGATCGAGCTTGTCATAATCGAGCAGGTCGCGGCA
Encoded proteins:
- a CDS encoding NAD(P)/FAD-dependent oxidoreductase, with translation MSNPSIVENPDVVILGAGLAGLCCAVRLTEAGRSVTLIEATDRVGGRVRTDRVDGFTLDHGFQVLLTAYPACRDLLDYDKLDLQAFDPGALVRHNGKFALVSDPWRRPLEIPATVLSPVGSMGDKLRIAKLRHAACRGSLEDLYGRDQTSTIERLRGDGFSDRMIDQFFRPFLGGVFLDASLSVPSRMLEFVFRMFSQGDVAVPAKGMEAIPLQLADRLPPGTIQRNQTAAAIESDGVLLTNGKKVNAKAIVIATESGAAARLSAVPSLATEWFGTTTVYYAASQAPDDRKRLILRGDEEGPVQTVSVMSRVAPTYAPSGSHLVAVSTPLSQNVPADELDRSLRQQLVGWFGESVHRWRRLQIYHVPFGLPKMSLDPLVQSIGPLPGSKHDHTYLCGDYRETPSIQGAMSSGIRVAEELVRRYALES